From one Culex quinquefasciatus strain JHB chromosome 3, VPISU_Cqui_1.0_pri_paternal, whole genome shotgun sequence genomic stretch:
- the LOC6051820 gene encoding probable prefoldin subunit 2: MAATSGTSATTVAAATTAKSKDKKSQEEIYAEFQQLRNQQRNLINNLNTLEMDLKEHKTVIDTLKTVEPGRKCFRLIGGVLCDQTVEVVLPQLVTNKEQLEKLIETGKDQITKKGLEINQFKDEYNIKIRGQDGAAGPGAGKENVDDKSAAPPSANRNVLVGQL; encoded by the exons ATGGCCGCAACATCCGGAACCAGTGCGACGACGGTGGCGGCGGCGACGACGGCCAAATCGAAGGACAAAAAAAGCCAAGAGGAAATCTATGCCGAATTTCAGCAGCTGCGGAATCAACAGCGAAATTTGATCAATAACCTTAACACGCTCGAGATGGACCTGAAGGAGCACAA gACAGTGATCGACACGCTGAAAACGGTCGAGCCGGGCCGCAAGTGCTTCCGCCTGATCGGGGGCGTCCTGTGTGACCAAACCGTGGAGGTGGTCCTGCCCCAGCTGGTGACCAACAAGGAGCAGCTGGAGAAGCTCATCGAAACGGGCAAGGATCAAATCACCAAAAAGGGCCTCGAGATCAATCAGTTCAAGGACGAATACAACATCAAAATCCGCGGCCAGGACGGCGCGGCGGGACCGGGAGCGGGCAAGGAAAACGTCGACGACAAATCCGCCGCGCCTCCGTCCGCCAACCGGAACGTGCTGGTGGGACAGTTGTAG
- the LOC119769308 gene encoding uncharacterized protein C19orf47-like — translation MSSAWMKLFTNASIPSQAAAGYASVENRIQKDMLMDLNKEYLPEMGITTMGDFIAIQRHSKTVCDQSARDRVLSSQSAVVEKPELLEHLTTLVPVAAVSATLSNPPKSSVFRPSSAKSLPNKSRNGFSENKITLPAGGGSSTNIVPTINESSDKKASLVGSLGKRSAVFKRLECNSNEDEEEDGELDVDIDDAGNGRKSPKKMASKVMLKGIEALGKRSASSGGSIFSRLGEKSNQREQSDGAPAGILKKSPQQPTRKLPLKIQNVTLLKKIPAKTVTAGDDQSRSSRRRSFDRMNSDDEPAKSVSFSKRDEVLEIESHPKGLISPTARIRFQDRELPVWARLGGGGAHFPAGKRRSPFPNQQLTEALISGSSSGTTDGFLLLPPLGGRSKAPGDLTRQTYTALTFIAPIRDSDAVRK, via the exons ATGTCCTCGGCCT GGATGAAGTTATTCACCAATGCCAGCATTCCGTCGCAGGCGGCCGCTGGGTACGCCAGTGTTGAGAACCGGATCCAGAAGGACATGCTGATGGATTTGAACAAAGAGTACCTGCCGGAGATGGGCATCACGACGATGGGAGACTTTATTGCCATCCAGCGCCACTCGAAGACGGTGTGCGACCAGAGTGCCCGCGACCGGGTGCTATCCTCGCAGTCGGCAGTCGTCGAGAAGCCAGAACTGCTGGAACACTTAACCACTCTGGTTCCGGTGGCGGCGGTTTCCGCCACGCTGAGCAACCCACCCAAATCGTCGGTGTTCC GCCCCAGCTCGGCGAAATCTCTGCCGAACAAATCGCGTAATGGCTTTTCCGAGAACAAAATCACACTTCCGGCTGGCGGCGGATCTTCCACGAACATTGTGCCCACCATCAACGAGAGTTCGGACAAGAAGGCATCGCTGGTCGGTAGCTTAGGCAAGCGGAGTGCCGTCTTCAAACGGCTCGAGTGCAACTCCAATGAAGACGAAGAGGAGGATGGAGAATTGGACGTCGACATTGACGACGCCGGAAACGGACGGAAATCGCCGAAGAAGATGGCCTCGAAGGTCATGCTCAAGGGTATCGAGGCGCTTGGGAAGAGAAGTGCCAGTTCCGGAGGTTCAATCTTTTCGCGGCTGGGCGAGAAGAGCAACCAGAGAGAGCAGAGTGACGGAGCGCCCGCCGGGATACTGAAGAAGTCGCCG CAACAACCCACCCGCAAACTCCCTCTCAAAATCCAGAACGTCACTCTGTTGAAGAAGATCCCTGCCAAGACGGTCACGGCAGGTGACGACCAGTCGCGCTCCTCGCGACGGCGCAGTTTTGACCGCATGAACTCGGACGACGAGCCGGCCAAATCCGTATCCTTCTCGAAGAGGGACGAAGTGCTCGAAATCGAATCCCATCCCAAGGGACTCATCAGCCCCACGGCGCGGATACGCTTCCAGGATCGGGAACTCCCGGTTTGGGCACGCCTAGGCGGCGGTGGCGCTCACTTCCCAGCCGGGAAACGTCGATCGCCCTTCCCAAACCAACAGCTAACGGAGGCGTTGATCTCCGGGTCCTCATCAGGAACAACCGATGGCTTCCTCTTGCTCCCCCCGTTGGGAGGTCGATCAAAAG CTCCAGGAGATTTAACCAGGCAGACTTATACAGCTTTAACCTTCATCGCCCCAATCCGTGACTCAGATGCAGTCCGTAAGTAG
- the LOC119769309 gene encoding LOW QUALITY PROTEIN: uncharacterized protein C19orf47-like (The sequence of the model RefSeq protein was modified relative to this genomic sequence to represent the inferred CDS: deleted 1 base in 1 codon), with protein MSSAWMKLFTNASIPSQAAAGYASVENRIQKDMLMDLNKEYLPEMGITTMGDFIAIQRHSKTVCDQSARDRVLSSQSAVVEKPELLEHLTTLVPVAAVSATLSNPPKSSVFRPSSAKSLPNKSRNGFSENKITLPAGGGSSTNIVPTINESSDKKASLVGSLGKRSAVFKRLECNSNEDEEEDGELDVDIDDAGNGRKSPKKMASKVMLKGIEALGKRSASSGGSIFSRLGEKSNREQSDGAPAGILKKSPQQPTRKLPLKIQNVTLLKKIPAKTVTAGDDQSRSSRRRSFDRMNSDDEPAKSVSFSKRDEVLEIESHPKGLISPTARIRFQDRELPVWARLGGGGAHFPAGKRRSPFPNQQLTEALISGSSSGTTDGFLLLPPLGGRSKGRR; from the exons ATGTCCTCGGCCT GGATGAAGTTATTCACCAATGCCAGCATTCCGTCGCAGGCGGCCGCTGGGTACGCCAGTGTTGAGAACCGGATCCAGAAGGACATGCTGATGGATTTGAACAAAGAGTACCTGCCGGAGATGGGCATCACGACGATGGGAGACTTTATTGCCATCCAGCGCCACTCGAAGACGGTGTGCGACCAGAGTGCCCGCGACCGGGTGCTATCCTCGCAGTCGGCAGTCGTCGAGAAGCCAGAACTGCTGGAACACTTAACCACTCTGGTTCCGGTGGCGGCGGTTTCCGCCACGCTGAGCAACCCACCCAAATCGTCGGTGTTCC GCCCCAGCTCGGCGAAATCTCTGCCGAACAAATCGCGTAATGGCTTTTCCGAGAACAAAATCACACTTCCGGCTGGCGGCGGATCTTCCACGAACATTGTGCCCACCATCAACGAGAGTTCGGACAAGAAGGCATCGCTGGTCGGTAGCTTAGGCAAGCGGAGTGCCGTCTTCAAACGGCTCGAGTGCAACTCCAATGAAGACGAAGAGGAGGATGGAGAATTGGACGTCGACATTGACGACGCCGGAAACGGACGGAAATCGCCGAAGAAGATGGCCTCGAAGGTCATGCTCAAGGGTATCGAGGCGCTTGGGAAGAGAAGTGCCAGTTCCGGAGGTTCAATCTTTTCGCGGCTGGGCGAGAAGAGCAAC AGAGAGCAGAGTGACGGAGCGCCCGCCGGGATACTGAAGAAGTCGCCG CAACAACCCACCCGCAAACTCCCTCTCAAAATCCAGAACGTCACTCTGTTGAAGAAGATCCCTGCCAAGACGGTCACGGCAGGTGACGACCAGTCGCGCTCCTCGCGACGGCGCAGTTTTGACCGCATGAACTCGGACGACGAGCCGGCCAAATCCGTATCCTTCTCGAAGAGGGACGAAGTGCTCGAAATCGAATCCCATCCCAAGGGACTCATCAGCCCCACGGCGCGGATACGCTTCCAGGATCGGGAACTCCCGGTTTGGGCACGCCTAGGCGGCGGTGGCGCTCACTTCCCAGCCGGGAAACGTCGATCGCCCTTCCCAAACCAACAGCTAACGGAGGCGTTGATCTCCGGGTCCTCATCAGGAACAACCGATGGCTTCCTCTTGCTCCCCCCGTTGGGAGGTCGATCAAAAG GGCGACGGTGA
- the LOC6051815 gene encoding F-box only protein 28 codes for MASNEDAPKAMNVLDLPVEILEEIFEYLSYDEIAKKRIICRKVDQVCQSLLNRGFLKMIKRHNANLKAIKMQLPRRESERRNHPLAKHSDILTCIETRISMLSMTYSKYVDKDLCCFIPGKVIDEVFNILKLIEGTSKPLRAHEVLQELRDISSMAIEHFDENIAHRLKRIMGVQHHPGGSHLPFPTPGFIQNEVVLPCDVNGEKLILPTLTPISPHKVMIPSPSASSQQCHQSSPSACTGSRINQASIVRVTHKSRKMRLTINKMIAAIQGDRNQMKQLRSQVMRNSLEIRDLRRRLDESETKNRELLANLSKAGGGPGSSVESTPVVVHRNMKPRSATIILKRILNETAADGDADGASSSKKSKRD; via the exons ATGGCCTCCAACGAGGACGCGCCGAAGGCCATGAACGTGCTGGATTTGCCGGTGGAAATCCTCGAGGAAATCTTTGAATACCTGAGCTACGACGAAATTGCCAAGAAGCGAATT ATTTGCAGGAAGGTGGACCAGGTGTGCCAATCGCTGCTGAATCGGGGCTTCCTGAAGATGATTAAACGGCACAACGCGAATCTGAAGGCCATCAAGATGCAGCTGCCGAGGCGCGAATCGGAACGGCGGAACCATCCGCTGGCGAAGCACTCGGACATCCTGACCTGCATCGAGACGCGCATTTCGATGCTGTCGATGACGTACTCCAAGTACGTGGACAAAGACCTGTGCTGCTTTATTCCGGGCAAGGTCATCGATGAG GTGTTCAACATTCTGAAGCTGATTGAGGGCACGTCCAAGCCGTTGAGGGCGCACGAGGTGCTGCAAGAACTGCGCGACATCTCGTCGATGGCGATTGAACACTTTGACGAGAACATTGCCCACCGGTTGAAGCGGATCATGGGCGTGCAGCACCATCCGGGCGGAAGTCACTTGCCGTTCCCGACGCCGGGTTTCATCCAGAACGAGGTTGTTCTGCCGTGCGACGTCAACGGCGAGAAGTTAATCCTCCCAACGCTGACGCCAATCTCCCCGCACAAGGTGATGATTCCGTCGCCGTCCGCTTCATCTCAACAGTGCCACCAAAGTTCACCGTCGGCTTGCACCGGCAGCCGCATCAACCAGGCGTCGATCGTCCGCGTGACGCACAAATCGCGCAAAATGCGCCTCACGATCAACAAGATGATTGCCGCGATCCAGGGCGACCGGAACCAGATGAAGCAGCTGCGCTCGCAGGTCATGCGGAACAGCCTGGAGATTCGCGACCTGCGGCGCCGGCTCGACGAATCCGAGACGAAAAACCGCGAACTGCTGGCCAACCTAAGCAAGGCCGGCGGTGGACCGGGTTCGTCGGTGGAATCCACGCCGGTTGTGGTCCACCGGAACATGAAGCCACGCTCGGCGACCATCATTCTGAAGCGGATCCTCAACGAAACGGCGGCCGATGGGGACGCGGACGGCGCCAGCAGCTCCAAAAAGTCCAAACGTGATTAA